gaagatagggaaggagagacaatgTCAGCGAAACACCGGcaactacctcggaatctccggAAAATCAAACATGCGaaggaatcaacacccactgtgtccaggaacacctgaatctgcacatgaagtgcagggtgtagtatgagtacaaccaactcagtaagtaacaatactaaataaaaaactaaaagtagtgacgagctttgcAGCTAAGTCCAATtatagtaatttccaacataagaaggtaggcatactttcaagttcaacatttaagacccaaacagtaatttcatatcaagttcaactgaaacagaagataatatctctcagaaatattttcaaaaacagtgatatatgacagctgaagtgaaacaaaaataaaattaacgcATCCTCTCAGATCAACAATCACTCAGttctcccattcactccaacctcacaatcactattTCCTCACAGTCACGCATTCCTCTCAAttactcggcactcggcactagCACTCAGTaagtacccgcgctcactaggggtgtgtacagactccggaggggctccttcagcccaagcactataacaagccaatcatggaatataacaatgaaacatgctacggtgtgcaacccgatcccataaatatcctcacaatcaggcccttggcctcactcagtcgtcaacctctccagtctctcgggctctcagaaatcatgataagcagcccaaacagaaatgatatgatgcatcaataatgaacaatagaaaCTGAGATGTAATGTGccagtaaaactgtgactgagtacaaaatagcaatttagcagataattcaacatgtacacggcctctgtgggtccctacagtgtcaacacatggcttaaacatgatttatagtttgatttctctaatacgtgaaaaatgtacggatatcaacagattattcaactatatagTTCCATAGAATTGACCAAGTCACTATTCCTATGGTAcatgcccacacacccgtcacccaGCATGTGTGCcgcctcaaaaccaatcacatatcacaaaattcggggtttcatatactcaggaccaaatttagaactgctacttacctcaatccaagcaattctttattccaataagacTTTTCCTCGCGATTCGGCCTCCGAACACCTCAAATCTTAGTCAAAaaaatttgatacaatcaacacgaggtatatgaagcaattccatatgaaaatgctaaattttaaaataaaaattcgaaattaattgAAAAGTCAACAGTGGGGTCCACGTATCGAAAcccaaaaaaattataaaatatgaacgtccattcaaccacgagtccaattatactaattttactcaaattcgactccgaatcgatgttcaaatctcgaaaattcattttatggaattgtagaaaatttctcagatttctcttgaaaaatcaataatctaacgtcaaaataaagattaattcatggaatataatcacaagggagtcaagaacacttaccccaagttgtgtggtgaAACTTacctctgaaaatcgcccaaaccgagctccccaactctgtttttgtcaaaaatggcaaaaacctcCCGTTTATAGGGATTTTAATGTTCgggcgccacaggtggcgtggggcgctgcctgtcgCGCTGTTTCCAGAACTCCAGAAGTACCAGCGCCAGGGATagtgccccacgctaccctggacaCTGACGGGGAAATATTTCCCGACACGGatatgggcataactctctcatacgatgtctgaaTTCGACGATTCTATTTGCTATAACTCCGAAATTTCAATACTGATCTAATGcctcaatcaaaactgaatttggagatCATTTTATTAATATGATACCACTTAATCTTGAATAAACGACGTCGGGACATTCTACATTTGATACCGAAACctagcaaatcaagtccgattgacctcaattttgcacacaagtcataaatgccataacgaacctattcaaattttcagaatcggattccgaccccgatatcaaaaagtcaactccccggtcaaacttccaacttaaatttctattttagccatttcaagcctaatttaactacggacttccaaataatttttaggacacgctcctaagtccaaaatcaccatacggagttgttggaatcatcaaaactctattccggggttatTTAAACACAAGTCAatcatccggtcaaccttttcaacttaagctttcatctttgagactaagtgtttcaattcattccgaaacctcaTCGGATCCGgatccggacccgaaccaattaccccggcaagtcacataacaactgtaaagcacaaattaagaagtaaatgggggaacggggctgtaatactcaaaacgaccggccggttctttacattctccccctcataaacaaacgttcgtcctcaaatcaACGAGTTTCATTCATTTATGCCATAATTGGCTTAgtgtagcgcttgggctgaaggagcccctcaggagtctgtacacacccccagtgagcgcaggtatctactgagtacgagtgccgaaTGCTAAGTGAAAAGGAGGGCTGAAAGACTGTGGCCCTGAGaagatgcatttgatttcattactaTTGCATTTAGCTATCATGCATCACTGTCTTGAAATTTTCTGAAAGATACTACACTCTGTTTCACTTTAACTTGTCATGAAGTAATTATTTCGTCCTGATttatcgaacttgaaagcatgcctaccttcctatgttaaaatcactgtaattgaactataaatgtgaagctcgttactactttcaattctttatttagtcttgctACTTACTGAGTTgtttgtactcacgctacaccctacacCTTATGTGCTGACCCAGGTGCACCCGGTCACGGCGGTTGCAGAGTTGTGGAGTTCGGtttctcggagactatcgaggtagttgcttggcgttcgcagaccttgtttccccttccctatctttccacttattgtatttagtttcagattatcatagacagtattttccggacttgtgatgtatagatactcatgtactcagtgacaccccaatgttggGAATTTCTGCGTTGTATTTTTGGGTTTCTATCCCGTTTATGAATTCTTTTATTGTTTAAACTGCTTAAATTCATTTTCTATTAAAAGTGTTATCAATATTTTTAAATGTCGGCTTGCATattaccacgataggcgccattacgacaggttaggattttgggttgtgacagttaGGCGTAATGTCGAAATGATATAATTTTTAAACCCCACCAATCCTTAGTGGATATTAATATGATAGTCGGTGAATTCATTACTTGTTCAGTTTTAGTAATGACTAGTGATGAAACTACAAATTCGAAAGATGTTTACGTGCCTTTCCAGAAATGATTTGTTCTTTCTTGAATATTTATAATGTTTAGCTCTTTTATGAAATGGTGTCATCTGGAAGGCTGTGACTTTTTATGAAAAGTGCATTTGTATGTTTTGTATAAACATGACCATTCATGAACGAATGTATTAATACGTTGGTCTATAATAAGGTGAACCAACCggtgaaaatgataaaaattcaTAACAAGTTGGATTTGCTTCATGAATGAAGGTGTTATAATTTGCATATTGTATAGACATGTATTCTATTTCTAGAATATGAATAACTAGCATACAAATGCTAGTAAAAGGCGCAGTGGTTGCGAAATGTGTTATATATTAAAAGGTTGTAGCCACAACTGAGATTAACCATTCTAGCTATTGTTATAATATACTATTGCTACATTAAGTGTAGTCCATAATCTGATATGCAATAGAAAGTCGAGACGTATTAGTCTACTACATAAGGAAGTTCGCATTGAACTGTCATGATAATAAAATGAGATTtgggatatttaaaatatattcatgaCTATGCATTGCACTATAATAAGTATCTTGCGCTTATTAAGGGGTAGAGTGATACAAATTGCATCACCGGATCAACCTAAACtaaatccacaagtggatatatTTTTACAATCATTGGAAGAGCAGCGTCTTATAAATCGTGCAAACAAGTGTGCATtaccgctctacaatggaggctgagtttatAGCCCTAGACAAGGacggtgaagaagttgaatggctccggaatttcttgaaGAAATTCTATCTTAGCCCAAAATATTGGCACCTATATACATACATTGCGATGATACGAAGGGCTGAGAGCATTATGTATGACGAAAAATCTTGTCATATACGGCGAAGATATAAAATCGTTAGGCAACTACTCTCTAGGAGAATTATCATAATTGACCATGTGAAATCAAGCGATAATGTGTTGAATCCATTTACAAAAGGCTTAagatcatcgaggggaatggaACTATGGCCGATGACAAGTCATTGTggcagtaactctacctagaagactggagatcccaagatctaggttcaaggagctcaaacaaagtcattaatgacgtttcaacattgtcaaataaaattttcttttggTCCATTCTTGTGATGAGACAATATTTAGTACCAAAGATAAAgcgttaaggctttttaatggtttctaagtttgatacggggtatatcaaatagtgtatctatgggATAACATATTTAGGAATCActtatgtaagtgtgaagtgttagtcGCTTCAAGAAGAGTTATGTAAGGACaattctctatgcacttatgaaaccaaGCGGTGTTCGTGGCTGACACGAACagaacaatgagaaccaaagatgattaagggttgattgtgtgacttgtggttgtctaggtatacaccaaagcttgacggttcaaagatatcaaatctatcgattgaccgagtatatccgacatatgttcactacggaaagttcaaacggaaacctacttatccagatgcgattgaTCCTTACTTGCAAAGCACACAAGTTTTTTGCATGTTTTTAAGCATATtgtcattccccattcatgtgggggattgttaggtttcgtgaatgggaaatggaagaaACACCTTTTGAATTGCACATATTCATCTCACCCTTtcattgtctataaatttagaggcttgGCCTTATTTTTACACATGAAAAATCTAAAAAACTTCTCCTCCTTTGAACAATTGTTGCATTGATTTTCCAAATAAATAAAGTATCGAGTGTGATTTGCTCCGTTTGTTGAGTTCGATAAAGTTCTGTAATTTCCACTGCCAGTATTACAAAATGGTTTTtctgttctatcctgggaggaagtAATCCATAACCTTAGGCAACAGTGagggaattaaattccttaaggacacacaagcAACCTGTGGgctcaaaaattattttatgttttgttttaTTAAACTAACATTTCTTTACTTCTCTTATTGTCAGCTTTCGAACACaggaaaacaacattaaaatcacaTTAAAAGAAACAGGGTGGAGTATTAATTATGCAAGCTCACTAGTGACAATAATTTGTTAAGAAAGTAGCAGCCAGAGGCATATTACAAGTACGAAGCTGTAATACACAAGGCACCATTGAAATATACAAGAGAAGTACGCAAAAATTAAAAAGACATGGTTTTTTCGTAGTTATTAATGTACTACATTATTGTTCTAACTTATAGAACAGCCATTTCGTGGGAATGATCCTGACTCTACAACAACAACACACCCACTATAttcccacaagtggagtctgggaaAGAGAGTAGAAATGGTCCTGACTCCTGAGATAATAATACTAATAAGTTTATGGAAATCCAACAGGTTTCGAGCGAGTTGGAGGAGGTGAAGGAGGCTGCTTTGGAACATAAGGCATAAGAGGAGTTCCATGTTGAATAGGTCCAGGTCTTACTGAAGCTTTTGAGCTTGGAACTGGATCTATGCGTCGGTAATCCTCCAGATATATCTTCCCCATATCGCCCTCATCTGTGCTCGGTCCGTAGCCATTGCCCTGCAAATTGGAAAAACAAAGATATTAGGCTTTGAGGCGTGAACAATCACTATCTTTAAAGAACTTTTGACAGGCTTGTAAACAACTCTAAAAGGAAGACTAGTTTGCAGTTTTCGATCGGACAAGAGAAGCAACTAGAGTTGACTTTTTTGTTAGAAAGGCCAAACACTTTGGCCTAACGGGAATGAGCAATGACGAAATgagaagatgaggtgcctctggACAACAACTCTTTGTATACTGCAAATTGACTTAACTATGTACTTCTCAGAAAAGGCTTGAATTGTAGAGTTAAAAGAAGACTATTCAAAATGGTTATCTTAAGTTTTAAATCCCCAGTAAGACAATCCCATTTTAAATGTAACGAGAAATAAAAGAAGGAACAATTTAACACGCTAAAAAGTAAATGTAACACCAATAGCTGAGGTATTAGGCTATAGAGTACTAAGTTATCACAATCAAAGGACACTTATgggcaaaagaaaaggccagcaAAAGTGCAATTACCTGTAACTTTCTGCTTCTTATAGTTATTGCCAATTCATTATTCTCTTGCCAAGTTGAGGACATTCCTGTGGTTCAATTATATAAGAAGGCTAAATCAACACCCTTTGTATGAAAACAAATATCAGCTTAATTCCAGAGTTAGTAGGCTCAGTATCTAGCAATATAAAGAGAGCTATACTCTTCTAGCagggaaaaaaaaaacgaaactgAATAGAAGTTACATCAgaaaagaaaattgtgaaataaaAGATTCACAGTATGGTTATATATCATCAGTAAATATTTGAAACTGTATTTTTAACATTTCAACTTTCACCTCAAAACAAATCAAAGAAGCACGTGATCTTTCTCCTCTACCAACAAATTTTAAGAATTGGTATTTTTCAAGGGAACAATCTCTCTACCTCACCTCAAACGAGATAGGGGTAAagtctaccctccccagactccccTTGTAAGATCACACTGGGTATATTATTCTtatcgttgttgttgttattggtattCGTCAAGGGATTTTCTGCAACGGTGCAAGTCAATGAGCGTTCTCCAGCAATTAAAGCCTCATAACGGCCTTCGTATGATAGTAGAAATACAAAATTGATTAGGACCATCAGTTCACATGAGAACATCAAGTGCCAATATTCATAACTCTAGAATTGGTACCCTATCTCCAATCCACCTCTGACCTCACTATACCTACCACATCAAGATGCAAAACAGCAACACAGAACCGAATAAGGAAGTATGCCAACGCGAGGTTTCctcaaatatttttgtaattatgCTGCAGATTAGTTAGTAGCAGATTAACTTTGCAACATGGCGCTTACTCGCACGGTATTCTACCTGCCCCATGCTACTCGGTTCCAAGTGTAGATTAGTGATGCTTCGAGCTATTGGACCGTTTGCCCATCTAAGGTAAAACATTCAAGCTGTGTTGCCTAGTAGCATAATGCTTGTATTAATTTCCACAACCTTGTCTTCATGGTTTAGTCTTCTTCCATTTAGATACCGAAATATATGTATATGCTCTTTGTTCTCTTCCATGTGGGTGACAAAATTGTATAGTTCTTATTACAGATTTAAGATATATACAACAATAATGTAAAAGCGGAGATGGCAGGATTACTTCTATCGGCTTATGAATGAAGAAGGAGACAAAGACATTGTGCTAGGGGAATTGGGTCACTCCGGGAGTCACAAAGACTCTAGGTATTGTTGGCGTattaaggttgaggaggtcgtgggagctatgcaCAAGATGAGTAGGGGCCGAacgaccgggccagacgaaattctgGTGAAATTGTGGAGGTGTGTGGATAGAACAGGCTTAGAATGGTTGACTGCgctatttaatgttattttcaggaCGAATAGGATGCCAGatgaatggaggtggagtacaatgatACCGCTGTTCAAGAACAAATGTGACATCCAGAATtataacaactataggggcatcaagttattaagtcataccatgaaagtttgggagagggtggtggaaggaAGGGTGAGGAAGGCAATGTCTATATCCGACAACCAATTCAGATTCATGCCGGGTCGGTTCACAACGGAAGTTGTCCACCTTATCAGGAGGTTGGTGAAACAGTACAGGGATACGAAAAaggatttgcacatggtgtttattgacctagagaaagtgTATGACAAAGTTCCTAGGGAGATtctttggagatgcctggagggGAAAGGTGTGCCGGTAGCTTACATTAGGGTATTAAAGGACATGTATGAGGGAGCTAAGACTCTGGTTAGGACTGTGAGAGGTGACTCGGAGCACTTttcggttgttatggggttgcaccaagcgtctgcgctcagcccgttcttatttgccctggcgatggatgcactaacacaccatattcaaggggaggtgccatggtgtatgttgttcgctgatgatatagttctgattgatgagacgcgatgGGGCGTTAATGAGaggctgaagatttggagacagacccttgaggttaaaggtttcaagttgagtaggactaagacagaataactggagtgtaagttcagcgatGAGTCGGGAGAAGCGGacatggatgtgaggcttgactctcaagtcatccctaagagaggGAGTTTCAAGAACCTTGGATCAattattcagggggatggggagatagacgaggatgtcacacaccgtataggagTGGGGTGGATGTAATGAAGGTTAggatctggagtcctgtgtgacaagaaagtgccaccgaaaCTCAAAGGCAAattctatagagcggtggttagatcGGTCATGTTGTATGGGGATAAGTGTTGGACAACCAAGAATTCCCatacccagaagatgaaagtggcagaaatgaggatgttgagatggatgcgCGGGCACACTgggctggataagattaggaatgtagatattcgggagaaggtgggtgtggctcccatggacgacaagatgcgggaagcgaggcttagatggtttgggcatgtgagGAGGAGAAGCAtagatgccccggttaggaggtggTGAGATGTTAGCATTGGCAGGTatgaggagaggtagaggacgacctaagaagtattggggtgaggtgatcaggcaagacatggcgcgACTTCAGATCTCCGAGGACATGGCTCTGGATAGGAggggtggaggtcgagcattagggttgttcCGGGGGCGGGGCTGGCCTGTTGTTGTTTCGCTGTGGGTTGTTAGTGGTTTATGTAGTTTCCTCACTATTTTCTATAGCAGTATTGTTGTTTATAGTTATTGCTTTtacatctatttttctatttcttaagATACTgttaatattttttatcttctattGCTGTCACTGACCTATTGTCtattgtttatttttcttcttctcgagccgagggtctttcgaaaacagtctctctacccctctggggtaggggtaaggtctgcgtacactctaccctccccagaccctacttgtgggattatactgggttgttgataatgtaaaaaaaattatagtCAATCTTATTCAACCAAGTAAGCAATATGTACAACTAGCTCAATTTGACTCTAGAGCTAGATTAGCGAAAATAACCAACCAAAGCAATAAACTCTACTGCAGAATTTGCTAAGCTATCAATAACCTAGACTCAGCACCTTATAGGCAGTTAAATAGCTTTCCATGTAAGCAATATTGTCACTCTATTAGTAGTTATTCAATTATTAATTGCTCTCTCAAATTTCTTATAATAAGAAATAGTCTCAATTGAATGTTGTGATTGATGAACGTAGCAATATAAGTAGTAAATTTACACTATTAACCTAATTTTGTACATTGTCAATGCACAAAACTTAAACTCATTTTTTGTATAGTTCCTAACATAGAAAACTAGCTCGAAGAGTGATTACGATGTGAATATGTAATGTTAGTCACTCAAGTTGTAactcataatctttcaataggtTAGACCCTATATAGTTCGAAAGATGGATTTAGGTAAAAGTTTAAATACGGAAAATACATGTTTTACCTCTCAAACTTGTCTCGAAAAATCATTTTACCCGCCTAAAACTTTGTGGGCGACCTTTTACCCCCACCCCTTCTCCGATCGTACATATTTCTTAAATACAGGAAAAAGACGGACAGCGTAAAGCTATGCTATAGATCAAAGGATTTGCAAAATGATCTCTTCCGTTAACACTTgctcccgtttggccatagattttggcaactttttttcaaaatatttttgaaaacatTGTTCAAAGTTTATgatcagtttttaaaaaaaaattaaaattccttTTCAAATTCTCAAAATCTAGTTTAAAGtaatttttgggtgaaatttttttCTTCCATTCATGTAACttcaaatttttttcaaataaaatgcatgtctaaacacaacttctaacttccaaaattatttttcaaaactaattcaaaaactattttttcaaatttcaaccaAATCTATATCATCCAAACGCTATTAAGAAAGCAGGCATTTAACAAAGCATATTAAGAAGTTAagttaaaaaataattcaaataaacgAGTTAATGGCACATAAATATGACAGATGTTAAGCTAAAATGTAATGTTTACCAGTACTCGATGATGTGCCTTCTTTGCCATAGGAAACAAAGCAAACCAAAGCAGTCACCATTGTCAAGAACAAAACAGAGAACCCAACAAAAGCCTTCATAATGCGAGTACACAAAAAGAGCTAACCAACTGTGAGATAATAAGAGTTATTTGAGTTTTGCTTCACACCCTTTAATATATTCAGCCCATAATTTGAAAAGTTGGTTTGGAAGCCGCGTTTTGTCACCTTATTTTCGGATTCTGAAAGCCAACAATGGACCAGAAAATCCGTGGAGATAAGAAGAAATAGAATAGCATTCTAGCCCATGTTGCGGTCTCTATATATAcatttataaaataactaaatatcataataataataagaagaaaatggaaaataGATAGAAAGAGAAGTAATAGAAAAAAGAAATGAGTTTTTTGAGTATTGAGGCATGAAGAAGAGCATGTGGGTGTCACTGTATTTCGAGTGCAGTGAGTATTGGGGAGCAGTAAATGAGAGAGTAAATGCTCTTTGATGTTGAGTTGCAGAAAGAAACAGTGGGGAATGAAGCGAATTGAATGCCACAGTATGGTGAAAAAACGAGCCATTGCAGTCTTTTGATTTTGAAGATTGGTTTTTGGACACGATACCACATTTCCCCTGTTACAGCAAGAGGGAAATTTTTTTGGCTTCTTGCTACGCTCAAAACTTATTTCTTTTGTCTCTCACTATCTTACTCTTGGCCCTTGATAGGATTACATGCCGCAGCTTCAAATGTCTGAGGACATGGAGTTTGTTAGGAGAGTGTGAAGGTTGAGCATTATGAGATATTTGAGCGTTTTTTTACTTTGTActtataacgacccggccggtcattttgagtattacaaccctgtccccccatttactgctcaatttgtactttacagttgttatgagacttgccggggtaattggttcgggtccggtgaggttttgaaatgaattgagacacttgtCTCCaaaatgaaaacttaagttgaaaaggttgatcgaATGTTggcttatgtataaacgaccccggaataaaattttgatggttccaatagctccgtatgataattttggacttacaagcatgtctgaaaaattatttggaagtccgtagttaaattaggtttgaaatggctaaaatagaaatttaagtttggaagtttgacatgggagttgactttttgatatcggggccggaatccgattctgaaaattgaaatacctctctTATgtcattttatgacttgtgtgcaaaatttgaggtcaatcggacttgatttgataggtttcggcgtcgaatgtaaaaattagaatttcctagttccattaggcttgaattggggtgtgattcgtggttttagcgttgtttgatgtgatttgaggtttcgactaagttcgtatgatgttttaggacttgttggtataatttgttgaggtcccgggggcctcgggtgagtttcggatggttaacggatgaaatttggacttggaagatgGCTGAAGCTGCAAATTTTTGGTgcctggtttccttcttcacgttcgcgaagaacaattggAGAAAGGCGAAGATTAGTTTTTCGCTTTCGCGAAGCAGTggacgcgttcacgaagggtgagggccagtgtgcatcgcgaacgcgagagaggagtcgcgttcgcgaagaagagtgaGGGTTGGGGTGGACTTCACGTGTtggcctacgcattcgcgagtgaGGCGTCGCTTTCACTAAGGCATGGGATCCCTGGTCATCGCGTTCTCGAAGAGGAAAGTTTGgacagcacatttttgtgcttcgcgaacgcgaggcaagggtcgcgttcgcgaagaaggaatgcctagacagaaagtttaagttctcccattttccatttttagcgatatggagctcgggaagaggcgatattcgggagattttcaaggaaaataacaggttaagtgttcttaactcaattttggtcaaattacccg
The nucleotide sequence above comes from Nicotiana tabacum cultivar K326 chromosome 12, ASM71507v2, whole genome shotgun sequence. Encoded proteins:
- the LOC107762507 gene encoding uncharacterized protein LOC107762507, translating into MKAFVGFSVLFLTMVTALVCFVSYGKEGTSSSTGMSSTWQENNELAITIRSRKLQGNGYGPSTDEGDMGKIYLEDYRRIDPVPSSKASVRPGPIQHGTPLMPYVPKQPPSPPPTRSKPVGFP